The genomic segment AAACTCCGCCCGAGCGAAAATGCCCAAATCGGGTTATTATTACCTTACAACATCCAAGGAGGATTTGAATGTCATACGACTACAGTGGTCTTTATCAATTTCTAAAGCAGACACCGGAGGGTGCTCTTAGAAAAATCCTAATCGACAACAAAACGTTCACCGAGCCGCACTTCAATTTATTGATGAAGGTGACTCGCACCTGCGACGAAGAAACTTTCTGCAAAAATTTCGAAAACAGAAATTATCCAAAAATGCGTTTTTCTCCTGGAGAAGAAAAAATTAGAGAAAAATTCTGGAATGAATGCGATGCGTGGCTGCACGGTCGAGGCGTTCTCAACAAAGGCGCGAAGGTTGTTAAAGTTCCTGTAGCCGCTTAATTTCCTACCACTTCCCTTAAAGTGTTGTTAGTATTCTGAGTAGGAAACTACTCAGAATGAAATCATTTACCCGCCAAGAAAAAATCCTTCTCTTTATGCTCGCATTCATTCAATCGAGTCACATCATCGATTTTATGATCATGATGCCACTGGGTCCCCAATTGATGAGAATTTTCCAGATCACTCCTCGCGAATTCGGAGTCTTAGTTTCTGCCTACACCTTTGCCGCAGGGACTTCGGGAATTTTTGCGGCGTTCTTTATGGATAAATTTGATCGAAAGCACAGCTTGCTCTTCTTCTATATCGGATTCTGCTTAGGAACGATTGCTTGCGGCTTATCTCCCAATTATTATTTTCTTTTAGCGGCCCGCACGCTCACGGGTGCGTTTGGGGGAGTGCTGGGTTCGTTGGTCATGTCGATCGTGGGAGATGCGATTTCTCCTCAGAGGAGAGGATCGGCGATGGGAATCGTCATGACCTCATTTTCCATCTCTTCGATCATGGGTGTTCCATTTAGTTTATATTTGGCGAATCGGTTTGATTGGCATGCTCCATTTTTACTTTTAGGAGCGGTTTCCATTGTCCTTACTTTTGTGATCATTTACTTTATTCCATCGGTCCGAAAGCATTTAGATGAGCCCTCTGGTCAAAAACCATTAGCTTTAGTTCTTAGCGTTTTGCAGGGATCGTCGACACGAACGGCACTGATGTTTATGTTTGTTTTAATGCTAGGCCATTTTTCGATTATTCCATTTCTCAGTCCCACTCTGGTGGCGAACGCAAAATTGACCGAATCTCAATTGCCACTCATTTATTTTGTCGGCGGATGTTGCTCGATTGTTTTCTCTCCGATTGTCGGTTGGCTCTCCGATCAATACGGTCGCTTTCGAATTTTATGGATATCGGTGCTTTCGTCATTCGTCCCTGTATTACTCATCACCCATTTGGGAGCCACTCCTCTCGCACTTGTTTTATTTTACATCGCTATTTTCTTTATTTGCGGTTCAGGACGATTTGCTCCGGCGATGGCGATGGTGACAAGCACGGTGACTCCGCAGCGCCGTGGTACTTTTATGAGTTTAAATTCCTGCGTTCAGAATTTTTCCGCCGCCCTGGGTTCTTACATTGCAGGAATCATTGTCGCCCAGGGAGCTAACGGAGAAATTCTCAACTATAATATCGTTGGATATTTCTCCGTCATTTTAAGTTTTCTCGCTCTCGTGCTCGCGCGCCGAGTGAA from the Bdellovibrionales bacterium genome contains:
- a CDS encoding MFS transporter, which translates into the protein MKSFTRQEKILLFMLAFIQSSHIIDFMIMMPLGPQLMRIFQITPREFGVLVSAYTFAAGTSGIFAAFFMDKFDRKHSLLFFYIGFCLGTIACGLSPNYYFLLAARTLTGAFGGVLGSLVMSIVGDAISPQRRGSAMGIVMTSFSISSIMGVPFSLYLANRFDWHAPFLLLGAVSIVLTFVIIYFIPSVRKHLDEPSGQKPLALVLSVLQGSSTRTALMFMFVLMLGHFSIIPFLSPTLVANAKLTESQLPLIYFVGGCCSIVFSPIVGWLSDQYGRFRILWISVLSSFVPVLLITHLGATPLALVLFYIAIFFICGSGRFAPAMAMVTSTVTPQRRGTFMSLNSCVQNFSAALGSYIAGIIVAQGANGEILNYNIVGYFSVILSFLALVLARRVKMVE